From the Serratia nematodiphila DZ0503SBS1 genome, one window contains:
- a CDS encoding GNAT family N-acetyltransferase, with the protein MDITVTDAIDEHTLDAIRQGLRAYNLPHIDASHRKPLSVYARDEAGTVIGGLTAETWGNWLSVEWLWVADTQRGSGLGGRLMRAAEHEAQARGCRYARLDTFSFQARPFYEKLGYQLQMTLKEYPVEHECYFLTKTLTD; encoded by the coding sequence ATGGACATTACCGTTACCGACGCGATTGACGAACATACCCTCGATGCGATCAGGCAAGGCCTGCGCGCTTACAACCTGCCGCATATCGACGCCAGCCACCGCAAGCCGCTCAGCGTCTATGCGCGCGACGAGGCCGGCACGGTGATCGGCGGGCTGACCGCCGAAACCTGGGGCAACTGGCTGAGCGTCGAGTGGCTGTGGGTGGCGGATACCCAGCGCGGCAGCGGCCTCGGCGGCCGGCTGATGCGCGCCGCCGAGCATGAGGCGCAGGCGCGCGGCTGCCGCTACGCCCGTCTCGACACCTTCAGCTTCCAGGCGCGACCGTTCTACGAAAAGCTCGGCTATCAGCTGCAAATGACGCTGAAAGAGTATCCGGTGGAACATGAGTGCTATTTTCTTACCAAAACCCTGACTGATTAA
- a CDS encoding sodium:solute symporter, translated as MNLDLLVVVFYFLVIGAVGWMGIRRANSKEAYLVAGRNLGPGLYLGTLSAVVLGGASTIGSVKLGYTYGISGVWLCGALGLGIVVLSLVLAKPLLKLKLYTVSQVLSRRYHPAARVTSGAIMLAYDLMVAVTSIIAIGSVMQVMFGLSFSASILLGGGLVVLYSTLGGMWSLTLTDIIQFIIMTVGMMLVLMPMSIVKAGGWEAFTSLLPAGYYQLSSIGLDTILVFFLIYFFGILIGQDIWQRVFTARSANVARFAGLGAGVYCVLYGVTGALIGMAGKIVLPSLSNTDGAFAAIAQTVLPVGVSGLVAAAALAALMSTASACLLASSTIALEDVLPAIRRKPSGGLAAGRITTLFMGAVMLGLAFVVRDVLAALTLAYNLLVGGMLIPLVGAIFWPRATSAGAIASMLTGSLCVVGLMIWHGIDANSPIYGGLLGGGVAFVLGSLLSRPAPQLQTQTER; from the coding sequence ATGAATCTCGATCTGCTGGTCGTGGTGTTTTACTTTCTGGTGATAGGCGCGGTGGGGTGGATGGGCATTCGCCGCGCCAATTCCAAAGAGGCGTATCTGGTGGCCGGGCGCAACCTGGGGCCGGGGCTGTATCTGGGCACGCTGTCGGCGGTGGTGCTCGGCGGTGCGTCGACCATCGGCAGCGTCAAACTCGGCTACACCTACGGTATCTCCGGCGTCTGGCTGTGCGGCGCGCTGGGGCTGGGCATCGTGGTGCTGAGCCTGGTGCTGGCCAAGCCGCTGCTCAAGCTGAAGCTGTATACCGTCAGCCAGGTGCTGTCGCGGCGCTATCACCCGGCGGCGCGGGTCACCAGCGGCGCGATCATGCTGGCGTATGACCTGATGGTGGCGGTGACCTCGATCATCGCCATCGGCAGCGTGATGCAGGTGATGTTCGGCCTGTCGTTCAGCGCATCCATTCTGCTCGGCGGCGGGCTGGTGGTGCTGTATTCGACGCTGGGCGGCATGTGGTCGCTGACGCTGACCGACATCATTCAGTTCATCATCATGACCGTCGGCATGATGCTGGTGCTGATGCCGATGAGCATCGTCAAGGCAGGCGGCTGGGAGGCGTTCACCAGCCTGCTGCCCGCAGGTTACTACCAGCTGTCGTCGATCGGGCTGGACACTATTCTGGTGTTCTTCCTGATCTACTTCTTCGGCATTCTGATCGGCCAGGACATTTGGCAGCGGGTGTTCACCGCCCGCAGCGCCAACGTGGCGCGCTTCGCCGGACTGGGAGCGGGCGTCTATTGCGTGCTGTACGGCGTGACCGGCGCGCTGATCGGCATGGCCGGCAAAATCGTGCTGCCGTCGCTCAGCAACACCGACGGCGCCTTCGCCGCCATCGCGCAGACGGTATTGCCGGTCGGCGTCAGCGGGCTGGTGGCTGCCGCGGCCCTGGCGGCGCTGATGTCCACCGCCAGCGCTTGTCTGCTGGCGTCCTCCACCATCGCGCTGGAGGACGTGCTGCCGGCCATCCGCCGTAAACCTTCCGGCGGGCTGGCCGCCGGGCGCATCACCACGCTTTTCATGGGCGCGGTCATGCTGGGGCTGGCGTTTGTGGTGCGCGACGTGCTGGCGGCGCTGACGCTGGCTTACAACCTGTTGGTGGGCGGCATGCTGATCCCGCTGGTGGGGGCGATCTTCTGGCCGCGCGCCACCAGCGCCGGGGCCATCGCCAGCATGCTGACCGGCAGTCTTTGTGTGGTGGGGCTGATGATCTGGCACGGCATCGACGCTAACAGCCCGATCTACGGCGGTCTGCTGGGCGGCGGCGTCGCCTTCGTGCTGGGCAGCCTGCTGAGCCGCCCGGCGCCGCAGCTGCAGACCCAAACCGAGCGTTGA
- a CDS encoding trans-sulfuration enzyme family protein, which yields MAKFDTLTVHAGYTPDATGAVMPAIYATSTYAQPAPGEHTGYEYSRSANPTRTALESAIAELEGGSRGYAFASGLAACSTVLELLDKDSHLIAVDDLYGGTYRLLEKVRSRTAGLRVTYVAPADLAGLEQAIEPDTKMIWVETPTNPLLKLADLSAIAAIAKKHRLISVADNTFASPYLQRPLDLGFDVVVHSATKYLNGHSDVVAGVAAVGDNPALAEQLGFLQNAVGGILDPFSSFLTLRGIRTLALRMQRHSDSALRIAQWLESQPQVENVYYPGLPSHPQHELAARQMARFGGMISVRLKGDDAYARRVIQRSRLFTLAESLGGVESLISQPFSMTHASIPLEQRLATGITPQLVRLSVGIEDVEDLIADLQQALAE from the coding sequence ATGGCCAAGTTTGATACGTTGACCGTTCACGCCGGTTACACCCCGGACGCGACCGGCGCAGTGATGCCGGCGATTTACGCCACCTCCACCTACGCCCAACCGGCGCCGGGTGAACATACCGGCTATGAATACTCCCGCAGCGCCAACCCGACGCGCACCGCGCTGGAAAGCGCCATCGCCGAACTGGAAGGCGGCAGCCGCGGTTACGCCTTCGCCTCCGGCCTGGCGGCCTGCTCCACGGTGCTGGAGCTGCTCGATAAAGACAGCCACCTGATCGCGGTGGACGACCTGTACGGCGGCACCTATCGCCTGCTGGAAAAAGTGCGCAGCCGCACCGCCGGCCTGCGCGTCACCTACGTGGCGCCGGCGGATCTCGCCGGGCTGGAACAGGCGATCGAGCCGGACACCAAAATGATCTGGGTGGAAACGCCGACCAACCCGCTGCTTAAGCTGGCGGATCTGAGCGCCATCGCCGCGATCGCCAAAAAGCACCGGCTCATCAGCGTGGCGGACAACACCTTCGCCTCGCCGTATCTGCAACGCCCGCTGGATCTGGGTTTTGACGTGGTGGTGCACTCCGCCACCAAATACCTCAACGGCCACTCCGACGTGGTGGCGGGCGTCGCGGCGGTGGGCGATAACCCGGCGCTGGCGGAACAGCTCGGTTTCCTGCAAAACGCGGTCGGCGGCATTCTCGATCCGTTCAGCAGCTTCCTGACGCTGCGCGGCATCCGCACCCTGGCGCTGCGCATGCAGCGCCACAGCGACAGCGCGCTGCGCATCGCCCAGTGGCTGGAGAGCCAGCCGCAGGTGGAAAACGTCTACTATCCCGGCCTGCCGAGCCACCCGCAGCACGAACTGGCGGCGCGCCAGATGGCGCGCTTCGGCGGCATGATCTCGGTACGGCTGAAAGGCGACGACGCCTATGCGCGCCGGGTCATCCAGCGTTCGCGCCTGTTTACCCTGGCGGAAAGCCTGGGCGGCGTGGAAAGCCTGATCAGCCAGCCGTTCAGCATGACGCACGCCTCCATTCCGCTGGAACAGCGCCTGGCAACCGGCATCACGCCGCAGCTGGTGCGCCTGTCGGTGGGGATTGAGGATGTGGAAGATCTGATCGCCGATCTGCAGCAGGCGCTGGCGGAATAA
- a CDS encoding pyridoxal-phosphate dependent enzyme — translation MAIPHSVIEMIGNTPMLELTQFDTGPCRLFVKLENQNPGGSIKDRVALSMIEQAERDGKLQPGGTIIEATAGNTGLGLALVAALKGYKLLLVVPDKMSREKIFHLRALGVEVLLTRSDVGKGHPAYYQDYAKRLAEEIPGAFYIDQFNNPANPAAHTTTTAPELWRQMEHDVDAIVVGVGSGGTLGGLSRYFAEVSPQTEFVLADPAGSILADYLDNGHIGEAGSWLVEGIGEDFVPPLSDFDQVRNAYRIGDTEAFTTARELLRKEGVLAGSSTGTLLAAALRYCRAQTEPKRVVTFVCDSGNKYLSKMYNDHWMLEQGLLSKPQHGDLRDLIAYRHDAGAAVSAAPDDTLAIVHARMRLYDISQLPVLEGDRVVGLIDEWDLLNAVQADAAHFSLTAGSAMTKQVHTLQKEAGYEELQATFNHGHVAVVLDGERFLGLITRTDVLNAWRQKLR, via the coding sequence ATGGCGATCCCCCATTCCGTCATCGAGATGATTGGCAATACCCCGATGCTGGAACTGACCCAGTTCGATACCGGCCCGTGCCGGCTGTTCGTCAAGCTGGAGAACCAAAATCCCGGCGGTTCGATCAAAGACCGCGTGGCGCTGTCGATGATCGAGCAGGCCGAGCGCGACGGCAAACTGCAGCCGGGCGGCACCATCATCGAAGCCACCGCCGGCAATACCGGCCTGGGATTGGCGCTGGTGGCGGCGCTGAAAGGCTATAAGCTGCTGCTGGTAGTGCCGGACAAGATGAGCCGCGAGAAGATCTTCCACCTGCGCGCGCTGGGGGTGGAAGTGCTGCTGACCCGTTCGGACGTCGGCAAAGGGCATCCGGCTTACTACCAGGATTACGCCAAACGCCTGGCGGAAGAGATCCCCGGCGCCTTTTATATCGATCAGTTCAACAACCCGGCCAACCCGGCGGCCCATACCACCACTACCGCGCCCGAACTGTGGCGGCAGATGGAGCATGACGTGGACGCCATCGTGGTCGGCGTCGGTTCCGGCGGCACGCTGGGCGGGCTGAGCCGCTATTTCGCCGAGGTTTCGCCGCAGACGGAATTCGTGCTGGCCGACCCTGCGGGTTCAATACTGGCGGACTATCTCGACAACGGCCATATCGGCGAAGCCGGCAGTTGGCTGGTGGAAGGCATCGGCGAAGACTTCGTCCCGCCGCTCAGCGACTTTGACCAGGTGCGCAACGCTTACCGCATCGGCGACACCGAAGCCTTCACCACCGCGCGCGAGTTGCTGCGCAAGGAAGGCGTGCTGGCGGGATCGTCCACCGGCACCCTGCTGGCCGCCGCATTGCGTTATTGCCGTGCACAGACCGAACCCAAGCGGGTAGTGACCTTCGTCTGCGACAGCGGCAACAAATACCTGTCTAAAATGTATAACGACCACTGGATGCTGGAACAGGGCCTGCTGAGCAAGCCACAGCACGGCGATCTGCGCGATCTGATCGCCTACCGCCACGACGCGGGCGCCGCCGTTTCCGCCGCGCCGGACGACACGTTGGCGATCGTGCACGCCCGCATGCGGCTGTACGACATCTCGCAGCTACCGGTGCTGGAAGGCGATCGGGTGGTCGGTCTGATCGATGAGTGGGATCTGCTGAACGCCGTCCAGGCCGACGCCGCCCACTTCAGCCTGACGGCCGGCAGCGCGATGACCAAACAGGTTCATACGCTGCAAAAGGAAGCCGGCTACGAGGAATTACAGGCCACCTTCAACCATGGCCACGTCGCGGTGGTGCTCGACGGCGAGCGCTTCCTCGGCCTGATTACCCGCACAGACGTGCTTAACGCCTGGCGCCAAAAATTACGTTAA
- a CDS encoding HAD family hydrolase, translated as MDLALFDLDETLIDDDSASLWIRWLVGQGFAPAELELQEQQLMQLYYQGKLSMEDYMQATLAPLTGLSVQTVAGWVQRYIRRDILPRVYPAARERLQWHRERGDCILVISATGEHLVAPIAEQLGADDALAIGVEISDGRFTGNTYGTMTYQQGKVIRLQHWLAQHPHLKFEHSHGYSDSLNDKAMLQFVDSATVINPDSELSALAAEHGWEVCRWER; from the coding sequence ATGGATTTAGCCTTATTCGACCTGGATGAAACCCTGATTGACGATGACAGCGCCAGCCTGTGGATCCGCTGGCTGGTCGGCCAGGGGTTCGCGCCGGCGGAGCTGGAACTGCAGGAGCAGCAGCTGATGCAGCTCTATTATCAGGGCAAGCTGTCGATGGAGGACTACATGCAGGCCACGCTGGCGCCGTTGACCGGCCTGAGCGTGCAAACCGTGGCCGGCTGGGTGCAACGCTACATCCGGCGCGACATCCTGCCGCGCGTCTATCCCGCCGCCCGTGAACGCCTGCAGTGGCACCGCGAACGCGGCGACTGCATCCTGGTGATCTCCGCCACCGGCGAACACCTGGTGGCGCCGATCGCCGAACAGCTCGGCGCCGACGACGCGCTGGCGATCGGCGTGGAAATCAGCGACGGCCGCTTCACCGGCAACACCTACGGCACCATGACCTATCAGCAGGGCAAGGTGATCCGCCTGCAGCACTGGCTGGCGCAGCACCCGCACCTGAAGTTCGAGCACAGCCACGGCTACAGCGACTCTCTCAACGACAAGGCGATGCTGCAATTCGTCGACAGCGCCACGGTGATCAATCCCGACAGTGAACTGAGCGCGCTGGCGGCGGAGCACGGCTGGGAAGTGTGCCGCTGGGAGCGTTGA
- a CDS encoding nitrilase family protein: MGKISVACCQLALRVGEAEHNRAQSAQAIRHAAQRGANVIVLPELVNSGYVLRDKAEALTLAETEDGPSLSLWCALARELDVAIVAGFCERLPDGGVANSAALIDAQGVRAIYRKAHLWHEESTIFTPGDRPPPVVETRFGRLAVMICYDLEFPEWVRLPALAGAQLLCAPVNWPQAPRPQGERSAEMVKAQANAAVNRLFIAVCDRCETERGVAWIGGSAIVDADGYPLTQSLTGEGMVLASMDIGEADDKRIGRYNHVHRDRRPLLY; this comes from the coding sequence ATGGGTAAAATCAGCGTCGCATGCTGCCAGTTAGCGCTGCGGGTAGGGGAAGCAGAGCATAATCGGGCGCAGTCCGCTCAGGCGATCCGTCATGCGGCGCAGCGCGGCGCCAACGTCATCGTGTTGCCGGAGCTGGTGAACAGCGGTTATGTGTTGCGCGATAAGGCGGAGGCGCTGACGTTGGCCGAGACCGAAGACGGGCCCAGCCTCAGCTTGTGGTGTGCTCTGGCGCGTGAGTTGGATGTGGCGATCGTCGCCGGTTTCTGCGAGCGGCTGCCCGATGGCGGGGTGGCCAACAGCGCGGCATTGATCGATGCGCAGGGCGTGAGGGCGATTTATCGCAAGGCCCACCTGTGGCATGAGGAGAGCACGATCTTTACCCCCGGCGATCGGCCACCGCCGGTCGTCGAGACCCGCTTTGGCCGGTTGGCGGTGATGATCTGCTACGATCTTGAATTCCCCGAATGGGTGCGGCTGCCGGCGCTGGCCGGCGCTCAGCTGCTGTGCGCGCCGGTCAACTGGCCGCAGGCGCCGCGCCCGCAGGGCGAACGGTCGGCGGAGATGGTGAAGGCGCAGGCCAACGCCGCCGTCAATCGGCTGTTCATCGCGGTGTGCGATCGCTGCGAAACGGAGCGCGGCGTTGCGTGGATCGGCGGATCGGCGATCGTCGACGCCGATGGCTATCCGTTGACGCAAAGCCTGACAGGTGAAGGCATGGTGCTGGCATCGATGGATATCGGCGAGGCCGATGACAAGCGCATCGGCCGCTACAATCACGTACATCGCGATCGGCGGCCGCTGCTGTATTGA
- a CDS encoding glutathione S-transferase family protein: protein MLTIWGRENSNNVRKVLWCAAELGLSYTHINAGGAFGKVNEESYRALNPNGLVPLLQDDDFVLWESNTIVRYLAAKFGDATFYPQDLQARAAAEKWMDWTTSTIVPAFTIVFWGLIRTAPELRDMAKIEAAIATLEKHFDVIEQTLAHQPYLSGDAFGFGDIPLGSFAYAWFEMPIARRPRPNMERWYQQLRARPAYQRGVMSALT, encoded by the coding sequence ATGCTGACCATTTGGGGTCGTGAGAATTCGAACAACGTCAGGAAGGTGCTGTGGTGCGCCGCCGAACTGGGGCTGAGCTATACCCACATCAACGCCGGCGGGGCGTTTGGCAAGGTCAACGAAGAGAGTTACCGCGCGCTGAACCCGAACGGCCTGGTGCCGTTACTGCAGGACGATGACTTCGTGCTGTGGGAGTCCAACACCATCGTGCGCTACCTGGCGGCGAAATTCGGCGACGCGACGTTCTATCCGCAAGATCTGCAGGCGCGCGCCGCCGCCGAGAAATGGATGGACTGGACCACCTCGACCATCGTTCCGGCCTTCACCATCGTCTTTTGGGGCCTGATCCGCACCGCGCCAGAGTTGCGCGACATGGCGAAAATCGAAGCGGCGATCGCCACGCTGGAAAAACACTTCGACGTCATTGAACAGACGCTGGCGCACCAGCCTTACCTCTCCGGCGACGCGTTCGGCTTCGGCGATATCCCGCTCGGCAGCTTCGCCTACGCCTGGTTCGAAATGCCGATCGCCCGCCGCCCGCGGCCGAACATGGAGCGCTGGTATCAGCAACTGCGCGCACGCCCGGCCTATCAGCGCGGCGTGATGAGCGCACTCACCTGA
- the speB gene encoding agmatinase, which translates to MLNQPQSGNDMPRFAGLPTMMRLPAAEQARGLDAAFVGIPLDIGTSNRSGTRYGPRQIRQESVMIRPYNMGTGSAPFERLQVADLGDIAINPYSLADSVQRIEAAYHEILAHGCTPLTLGGDHTLTLPVLRAVARRHGPVGLIHVDAHSDTNEEMFGEQLAHGTTFRRAFEEGLLAPEKVVQIGLRGSGYAADDFDWSRRQGFRVVPAEACWHRSLTPLMAEIREQMCDAPVYLSFDIDGLDPAFAPGTGTPEVGGLSVWQGLEIVRGCHGLNLVGGDVVEVSPPYDRSGNTALLAANLLFEMLCVLPAR; encoded by the coding sequence ATGCTGAACCAACCCCAAAGCGGTAACGATATGCCGCGCTTTGCCGGCCTCCCCACCATGATGCGCCTGCCCGCGGCCGAACAGGCGCGCGGTCTGGACGCCGCCTTTGTCGGCATTCCGCTCGATATCGGCACCTCCAACCGCAGCGGCACTCGCTATGGCCCGCGCCAGATCCGCCAGGAATCGGTGATGATCCGCCCCTACAACATGGGTACCGGCTCTGCGCCGTTTGAACGGCTGCAGGTGGCCGATCTGGGGGATATCGCCATCAACCCCTACAGCCTGGCGGACAGCGTGCAGCGCATCGAGGCGGCTTACCACGAGATCCTGGCGCACGGCTGCACGCCGTTGACGCTCGGCGGCGATCACACCCTGACGCTGCCGGTGCTGCGCGCCGTCGCCCGCCGTCATGGCCCGGTCGGGCTGATCCACGTCGATGCGCATTCCGATACCAACGAGGAGATGTTCGGTGAACAGCTGGCGCACGGCACCACCTTCCGCCGCGCGTTTGAGGAGGGGCTGCTGGCGCCGGAAAAGGTGGTGCAGATTGGCCTGCGCGGCAGTGGCTATGCGGCGGACGACTTCGACTGGTCACGCCGCCAGGGCTTTCGTGTGGTGCCGGCCGAGGCCTGCTGGCACCGGTCGCTGACACCGCTGATGGCGGAGATCCGCGAACAGATGTGCGACGCGCCGGTTTATCTCAGCTTCGATATCGACGGGCTGGATCCGGCCTTCGCACCGGGCACCGGCACGCCGGAGGTCGGCGGGCTGTCGGTCTGGCAAGGGCTGGAGATCGTGCGCGGCTGTCATGGGCTGAACCTGGTCGGCGGCGACGTGGTGGAGGTGTCGCCGCCTTACGATCGCTCCGGCAACACCGCGCTGTTGGCCGCCAACCTGCTGTTTGAAATGTTGTGCGTGCTGCCGGCCCGTTGA
- a CDS encoding isopenicillin N synthase family dioxygenase codes for MTHLTTLKTLPLLDLSQLDGDARRRRAFLDDLRAAARDVGFFYLRGHGVDGALNARLQHAARQFFALPEADKLAVQMVHSPHFRGYNRAAAELTRGQPDWREQFDIGAERPALTLADDTPRWARLQGPNQWPAALPALKPLLLEWQQAMTAMSLRLLRAFALALSLPEQAFDRLYGEKPNEHIKLIRYPGREATASAQGVGAHKDSGFLSFLLQDAQKGLQVEVSEGQWIDAQPREDTFVVNIGELLELATNGYLRATVHRVETPPAGSDRLSIAFFLGARLDAVVPLYQLPPQLAAQARGPASDPLNPLLRDVGYNYLKGRIRSHPDVAHRFYQDVIGL; via the coding sequence ATGACGCACCTGACGACGCTGAAGACGTTGCCGCTGCTGGATCTTTCGCAGCTTGACGGCGATGCGCGCCGGCGGCGCGCTTTTCTTGACGATTTGCGCGCGGCGGCGCGCGACGTCGGTTTCTTCTATCTGCGCGGTCACGGCGTGGACGGCGCGTTGAATGCGCGGTTGCAGCACGCCGCGCGACAATTTTTCGCTCTGCCGGAAGCCGACAAGCTGGCGGTGCAGATGGTGCATTCGCCGCACTTTCGCGGTTACAACCGGGCGGCGGCGGAACTCACGCGCGGGCAGCCTGACTGGCGCGAGCAGTTCGATATCGGCGCCGAACGCCCGGCGCTGACGCTGGCTGACGACACGCCGCGCTGGGCGCGTCTGCAGGGGCCAAACCAGTGGCCGGCGGCGCTGCCGGCGCTGAAACCGCTGCTGCTGGAGTGGCAACAGGCGATGACCGCCATGTCGCTGCGGCTGCTGCGCGCTTTCGCGCTGGCGCTGTCGCTGCCGGAGCAGGCTTTCGATCGCTTATACGGCGAGAAGCCCAACGAGCACATCAAACTGATCCGCTACCCGGGGCGGGAGGCCACCGCCAGCGCACAGGGCGTCGGCGCGCACAAGGACTCCGGTTTCCTCAGCTTCCTGCTGCAGGACGCGCAAAAAGGGCTGCAGGTGGAGGTCAGCGAGGGGCAGTGGATAGACGCACAGCCGCGTGAAGATACCTTCGTAGTGAACATCGGCGAGCTGCTGGAGCTGGCGACTAACGGCTATCTGCGCGCCACGGTGCACCGGGTGGAAACGCCGCCGGCGGGGAGTGACAGATTATCGATCGCGTTCTTCCTCGGCGCGCGTCTGGACGCGGTGGTGCCGCTGTATCAACTGCCGCCGCAGTTGGCGGCGCAGGCGCGCGGCCCGGCCAGCGATCCGCTCAATCCGCTGCTGCGCGACGTGGGGTATAACTACCTGAAAGGCCGCATCCGCTCTCACCCCGATGTGGCGCACCGTTTTTATCAGGACGTCATCGGCCTCTGA
- a CDS encoding PQQ-dependent sugar dehydrogenase: MPRLTLLAGLLLCSGLLHAAPTVSQLQDGLEHPWSLAFLPAEQGLLITERPGRLRLWQQGNGLSPPIAGVPQVYAEGQGGLLEVLPAPDFAASRRVYLSFAEPGEGGKAGTAVGYGRLSDDGARLENFKVIFRQQPKLSVGNHFGGKLAFDRQGYLFIALGENNQRPTAQETDKLQGKLVRLTAEGAVPPDNPWVGQAGKRPEVWSYGHRNPQGLALNPWSGAIWEHEHGPRGGDELNIPLPGKNYGWPLATYGINYSGQPIPEAKGERVPGTEQPLHYWRVSPGLSGMAFYDGQRFPAWRHSLFIGALAQKALIRLTLEGDKVVAEERLLGDRGERIREVRSGPDGYLYLLTDERDGKLLKVGAS, encoded by the coding sequence ATGCCCCGATTGACTCTGCTGGCCGGTTTGCTGCTGTGCAGCGGCCTGCTGCACGCCGCGCCGACGGTCAGCCAATTGCAGGACGGCCTGGAACACCCATGGTCGCTGGCCTTCTTGCCGGCGGAACAAGGCCTGCTTATCACCGAACGGCCCGGCCGGCTGCGGCTGTGGCAGCAGGGCAATGGCCTGTCGCCGCCGATCGCCGGCGTGCCGCAGGTCTACGCCGAGGGGCAGGGCGGCCTGCTGGAGGTGTTGCCGGCGCCCGACTTCGCCGCCAGCCGCCGGGTATATCTCAGCTTCGCCGAACCGGGCGAGGGCGGCAAAGCCGGCACGGCGGTCGGCTATGGCCGCCTGAGCGACGACGGCGCGCGGCTGGAAAACTTTAAGGTGATCTTCCGTCAGCAACCCAAGCTGTCGGTCGGCAATCACTTTGGCGGCAAGCTGGCGTTCGATCGGCAGGGCTACCTGTTTATCGCGCTGGGCGAAAACAACCAGCGGCCGACGGCGCAGGAGACTGACAAACTGCAGGGCAAGCTGGTGCGGCTGACCGCCGAGGGCGCGGTACCGCCGGACAACCCCTGGGTCGGCCAGGCAGGTAAACGCCCGGAGGTTTGGTCTTACGGCCACCGCAATCCGCAAGGGTTGGCGCTGAATCCGTGGAGCGGCGCGATCTGGGAGCATGAACACGGTCCGCGCGGCGGCGATGAGCTCAATATCCCGCTGCCGGGTAAAAACTACGGCTGGCCGCTGGCCACCTATGGCATCAACTATTCCGGCCAGCCGATCCCGGAGGCCAAAGGAGAACGGGTGCCCGGCACCGAACAGCCGCTGCACTATTGGCGGGTTTCGCCCGGCCTCAGCGGCATGGCGTTTTATGACGGGCAGCGTTTCCCCGCCTGGCGGCATTCGCTGTTCATCGGCGCACTGGCGCAAAAGGCACTGATTCGCCTGACGCTGGAGGGGGACAAAGTGGTGGCGGAAGAGCGGCTGCTGGGCGATCGCGGCGAACGCATTCGCGAGGTGCGCAGCGGGCCGGACGGCTACCTGTATCTGCTGACGGACGAACGGGACGGCAAGCTGCTGAAGGTCGGGGCGTCGTAA
- a CDS encoding magnesium and cobalt transport protein CorA — MDSKSMVVNCVAYKAGQRLGEVTIDDISEVVKQPDTFVWLGLRQPEPAFMRKVQEEFGLHDLAIEDALCAHQRPKLETYGDSLFIVVKTAQWGEHDEIEYGETHFFVGKNFLVTVRHGASPSYAPIRAKAEENHKQMCRGPGFALYSVLDFVVDNYRSVVTRFESTIENIEANMFQSEFDQAAIENVYTLRRHLLALRNAALPMDEICNQLIRLHEEVIPKELRAYVRDVQDHAHQVVSNIDDMREMLTNAMHVNLALVTVKQNEVVKRLAGWGAILAIPTVIFSLYGMNFADMPELKFPWAYHATLGATAVGCIFLYQKLKKSGWL; from the coding sequence ATGGACAGCAAAAGCATGGTGGTGAACTGTGTGGCGTACAAAGCCGGCCAACGGCTGGGCGAAGTGACCATCGACGATATCAGCGAGGTGGTCAAACAACCGGACACCTTCGTCTGGCTGGGGTTGCGGCAGCCGGAGCCGGCATTTATGCGCAAGGTGCAGGAGGAGTTCGGCCTGCACGATTTGGCGATCGAAGACGCGCTGTGCGCGCACCAGCGGCCGAAGCTGGAGACCTACGGCGACTCGCTGTTCATCGTGGTGAAAACCGCGCAGTGGGGCGAGCACGACGAAATCGAATACGGCGAAACCCACTTCTTCGTCGGCAAAAACTTTCTGGTGACGGTGCGCCACGGCGCCTCACCCAGCTACGCGCCGATCCGCGCCAAGGCGGAAGAGAACCACAAGCAGATGTGCCGCGGGCCGGGCTTCGCCCTCTATTCGGTGTTGGACTTCGTGGTGGATAACTACCGCAGCGTGGTAACGCGCTTCGAGAGCACCATCGAGAACATCGAAGCCAACATGTTTCAGTCGGAGTTCGATCAGGCGGCGATCGAGAACGTCTATACTCTGCGCCGCCACCTGCTGGCGCTGCGCAACGCCGCGCTGCCGATGGATGAAATCTGCAACCAGCTGATCCGTCTGCACGAAGAAGTGATCCCGAAAGAGCTGCGCGCCTACGTGCGCGACGTGCAGGATCACGCGCATCAGGTGGTCAGCAACATCGACGACATGCGCGAAATGCTGACCAACGCCATGCACGTCAATCTGGCGCTGGTGACGGTCAAACAAAACGAAGTGGTGAAACGGCTGGCGGGTTGGGGGGCGATTTTGGCTATCCCGACGGTGATCTTCAGCCTGTACGGGATGAACTTCGCCGACATGCCGGAGTTGAAATTCCCGTGGGCCTATCACGCCACGCTGGGGGCGACCGCCGTCGGCTGTATTTTCCTGTATCAGAAGCTGAAGAAATCAGGCTGGCTGTAA